Proteins from one Candidatus Zixiibacteriota bacterium genomic window:
- a CDS encoding creatininase family protein: MEREYQKLTWKNIRDLVPDKIDTVILPIGTVEAHGAAALGTDNYIPESIAAYLAEKINALIVPTLNYGITKSLYGYPGSMTVRTENFENFVADILKSLYDVGFRKVIIMNGHGGNNASLKKAAHDFFYNYRVKTAVIHWWELCEEAVKEIYGEDGGHAANNETAMVQAIDEALADKTLYDDNMPYFYRSGADIYPVPGSILLYTKGEGLPDFDPDRAQKYQQLVFRQVEEFVKMILSRWEKI; the protein is encoded by the coding sequence ATGGAGAGAGAATATCAAAAACTGACCTGGAAAAATATCCGTGATCTGGTGCCGGATAAAATCGACACCGTAATTTTGCCGATCGGGACGGTGGAGGCCCACGGAGCCGCGGCCCTGGGAACCGATAATTACATTCCCGAATCGATAGCCGCCTATCTGGCTGAAAAAATAAACGCCCTGATTGTTCCCACGCTTAATTACGGGATCACCAAATCGCTCTATGGTTATCCCGGTTCCATGACGGTAAGAACCGAGAATTTCGAAAACTTCGTGGCTGATATTTTAAAATCACTTTACGATGTCGGCTTTCGGAAGGTCATCATCATGAACGGTCACGGCGGCAACAATGCCTCGCTTAAAAAAGCCGCTCACGATTTCTTTTATAATTACCGCGTCAAGACGGCCGTCATCCACTGGTGGGAACTGTGCGAGGAGGCCGTGAAGGAAATCTACGGAGAAGACGGGGGCCATGCCGCCAACAACGAAACGGCCATGGTTCAGGCTATCGATGAAGCGCTGGCCGACAAGACGCTGTACGATGACAATATGCCCTATTTTTACCGATCCGGCGCCGATATCTATCCCGTTCCAGGTTCTATATTGCTATACACCAAAGGCGAAGGTTTACCCGATTTCGATCCCGATCGGGCCCAAAAATATCAGCAACTGGTTTTTCGGCAGGTCGAGGAATTCGTTAAGATGATACTTTCCCGCTGGGAAAAGATATAA
- a CDS encoding zf-HC2 domain-containing protein, giving the protein MRCQRVRSYLSAYCKQELTGRRLRAVREHLDGCPECRREEALINEISGATAGLPRYSVSSDFNSKLLNRIARERFQETRTKAYIPKRIPLFGWAKLIPAVASITMVIALVFYGGLGGLNTPPDQGVIIADNTDDGDGLDDRYKYVQPESNHVLNQHVNSEWAFKKQVARASRIRALMNSLASQTDFKRDNIQFATSQNFPMNQGFFIRLPLDGMTMNRAYNLVPAVENASSSR; this is encoded by the coding sequence ATGCGTTGTCAAAGGGTACGCTCCTACCTGTCAGCCTACTGTAAACAGGAGTTGACAGGCCGCCGGCTTAGGGCTGTTCGGGAACATCTGGATGGATGTCCGGAATGCCGGCGTGAGGAAGCCCTGATTAATGAAATTTCCGGTGCGACGGCCGGTCTTCCTCGATATTCCGTTTCCTCGGATTTTAACAGCAAGCTGTTAAATCGAATTGCCCGGGAACGGTTCCAGGAGACGCGGACCAAAGCCTATATACCCAAACGGATCCCTCTGTTTGGCTGGGCTAAATTGATTCCGGCGGTGGCTTCGATAACCATGGTTATCGCACTGGTTTTTTATGGCGGATTGGGGGGCTTGAACACCCCGCCCGATCAGGGTGTGATTATCGCCGATAATACTGATGATGGTGACGGTCTGGATGATCGCTACAAATATGTTCAGCCGGAATCGAACCATGTTTTAAATCAGCATGTCAATTCGGAATGGGCTTTCAAAAAACAGGTGGCTCGGGCCAGCCGCATCAGGGCGCTGATGAACAGTCTGGCCAGTCAGACTGATTTCAAACGCGATAATATCCAGTTTGCAACCAGTCAGAATTTTCCGATGAATCAGGGATTTTTCATCAGACTTCCATTGGATGGCATGACCATGAACCGGGCCTATAATCTGGTACCGGCAGTCGAGAATGCAAGCAGTAGCCGTTAG
- a CDS encoding DUF2064 domain-containing protein, with the protein MPKNNKNDAVLAICVQEVKEDGSELNIGNSISPTDLDFLHQAFLADTIVNALGLTNLDFHLFYADLPNTKKAVATILKYLGKRLKGKKARLLKEDLAVTSLPAERWGVKMESVFCRCLDNGYNHVLFIGSRTPTLKPSMLKTALKLLKKSDAVFGPTVEGRYYLLGMTNKCHVPMSSFDWKSPNIYSEVASYFREKGLSWSELELWYAVEHPEDVEYLVRDINQYRLEGDEESAKETELVLQRILNR; encoded by the coding sequence ATGCCAAAAAATAATAAGAATGATGCGGTTCTTGCCATCTGCGTGCAGGAAGTCAAGGAAGATGGTTCGGAATTAAATATCGGCAATTCGATAAGTCCAACCGATCTTGATTTCCTTCATCAGGCTTTTCTGGCCGATACCATAGTCAACGCCCTGGGCCTGACCAACCTTGATTTTCACTTGTTTTACGCTGATCTGCCAAACACCAAAAAGGCGGTGGCCACGATCCTGAAATATCTGGGTAAACGACTCAAAGGCAAGAAAGCGCGCCTGCTGAAAGAGGATTTGGCAGTCACATCTCTTCCTGCCGAACGCTGGGGCGTGAAAATGGAATCAGTCTTCTGTCGTTGCCTTGACAACGGCTATAATCATGTCCTGTTCATTGGAAGCCGCACCCCGACTTTAAAACCATCGATGCTCAAGACGGCCCTGAAGCTGCTTAAAAAATCCGATGCTGTTTTCGGACCGACCGTGGAAGGACGTTATTATCTGCTGGGAATGACCAACAAGTGCCATGTGCCGATGTCTTCATTCGATTGGAAATCGCCCAATATCTATTCCGAGGTCGCCAGCTATTTCCGCGAAAAAGGATTGTCATGGTCAGAACTGGAGTTGTGGTACGCCGTCGAGCATCCCGAGGATGTCGAGTACCTGGTTCGCGATATCAATCAGTACCGCCTCGAGGGTGACGAGGAGTCGGCCAAGGAAACCGAACTGGTGCTTCAGAGAATTCTTAACCGATAG
- a CDS encoding DUF401 family protein: MIEFLKLVVIFTVIVVGLRRKIFVGYLLFGAGILTAILYGAAFDEILRAYTHLLISTDFLALYAIIILITFLGRFLREIGYLDRLVKASEEIIGGARTASAVLPAMIGLMPMPGGALLSAPLIGRVLKDKKYSPEFKTVVNYWSRHVIEFCWPVYPGLILSATITSLPVGTVSLLQMPMTLIMILIGIVFFIRKIDPSNGPGGKLIKPLFSILVNIWPIILAILIHAIFEIKLVFCVLIALILLLLIERPTPARLLPVAKEAFSPRLLVLVYGVLSFKAALEVTGAVGSIPKLTAELGLSPQIMIILVSFLSGLLTGILFALIGLAYPLLAAFLYQPDINLANIFLAFVSGYVGMIFSPTHFCLILTNEHFKSHLGKVYRLLTPPLLLLFLTAVFLYLIGYPWHIF, encoded by the coding sequence ATGATTGAATTTCTGAAACTGGTTGTGATTTTCACGGTGATTGTGGTCGGATTGCGGCGGAAAATCTTTGTCGGCTATCTTCTTTTCGGGGCCGGAATTCTGACCGCGATATTATATGGGGCGGCCTTTGATGAAATTCTCCGGGCCTATACTCATCTGCTGATTTCGACTGATTTTCTGGCTCTTTATGCCATAATTATTCTGATCACTTTTCTTGGCCGGTTCCTGAGAGAAATCGGGTATCTGGATCGTCTGGTTAAAGCCAGCGAGGAGATTATCGGCGGCGCCCGAACCGCTTCGGCCGTATTGCCGGCCATGATCGGTTTGATGCCGATGCCGGGCGGGGCGCTTTTATCGGCCCCGCTGATCGGTCGAGTTCTAAAAGATAAGAAATATTCCCCGGAGTTTAAAACGGTCGTCAATTACTGGTCCCGCCATGTGATTGAGTTCTGCTGGCCGGTTTACCCCGGATTGATTCTCTCGGCGACCATTACCTCTCTCCCGGTGGGGACTGTCTCGCTCTTGCAGATGCCCATGACTCTGATTATGATCCTGATCGGAATAGTCTTTTTCATCCGTAAAATAGACCCCAGTAACGGCCCCGGGGGGAAATTGATAAAGCCGCTATTTAGTATATTGGTAAATATCTGGCCAATTATTCTGGCCATCTTAATCCATGCCATTTTTGAAATAAAACTGGTTTTCTGCGTATTGATAGCCCTGATATTGCTGTTATTAATCGAGCGGCCAACTCCGGCCAGACTTCTCCCGGTGGCCAAAGAGGCCTTTTCGCCGCGATTGCTGGTCCTGGTTTACGGGGTACTCTCATTTAAGGCCGCGCTGGAGGTCACCGGAGCGGTGGGATCAATTCCGAAATTGACCGCCGAACTGGGATTGTCTCCGCAGATTATGATTATCCTGGTGTCGTTCCTGTCTGGATTACTAACAGGTATTCTGTTTGCTCTCATAGGCTTAGCCTACCCGCTTCTGGCCGCATTTCTATACCAGCCGGATATTAATCTGGCCAATATTTTTCTGGCTTTTGTTTCCGGCTATGTGGGTATGATTTTCTCGCCGACCCATTTTTGCCTGATTTTAACCAATGAACATTTTAAATCTCATCTGGGCAAGGTCTATCGGTTATTGACCCCGCCCCTTCTGCTACTTTTCCTGACCGCTGTTTTTTTATACCTGATCGGGTATCCCTGGCATATTTTTTGA
- a CDS encoding rhomboid family intramembrane serine protease, protein MRPYNAQFGGPGSLRIGPGTISPVIKYLLIINTALFVIEYLFRVDLSGVFGLVPSRFFPDFPNTIYQPLTYMFLHANFIHLFFNMFVLWMFGTEIERTWGSKSFLKFYIYCGLGGALLSLIFQSGGGGYSNVSGIPVPIRIIGASGAIYGVLTAYWLMFPRRILLLFFFLPMQVKWAIPLLFVLNFLAAGPNVAHLAHLGGALVGFAYLKLDWRLHRPIHWLRNIKNRRKEARLNKNRKEAEEIMSRVDRILDKINEVGIENISREDRKFLEDASQILSKKDK, encoded by the coding sequence ATGAGGCCGTATAATGCGCAATTCGGCGGACCGGGGTCCCTTCGGATCGGACCCGGAACAATCAGTCCGGTAATAAAATATCTGCTGATTATCAACACCGCCCTGTTTGTAATTGAATACCTTTTTCGCGTTGATCTGTCAGGCGTTTTCGGGCTGGTTCCATCGCGGTTTTTCCCCGATTTTCCCAATACCATTTACCAGCCGCTGACATACATGTTTCTCCATGCGAATTTTATTCACCTGTTTTTCAACATGTTTGTTCTGTGGATGTTCGGAACGGAGATCGAACGCACCTGGGGTTCGAAATCGTTTTTGAAATTCTATATATACTGCGGTCTTGGCGGGGCACTGCTGTCGCTTATTTTTCAGTCCGGGGGAGGAGGCTATTCCAATGTCAGCGGGATACCGGTTCCGATTCGAATAATCGGCGCCTCGGGAGCCATATATGGTGTTCTCACGGCCTACTGGTTGATGTTTCCCAGGCGTATTCTGCTGTTGTTTTTTTTCCTTCCCATGCAGGTTAAATGGGCGATTCCGCTTTTATTCGTGCTTAATTTTCTCGCGGCCGGGCCCAATGTGGCTCACCTGGCCCATCTGGGCGGGGCGCTGGTCGGATTTGCCTATTTGAAACTGGATTGGCGTCTGCATAGGCCGATACACTGGTTAAGAAATATTAAAAACCGTCGCAAGGAAGCCAGACTGAATAAAAACCGCAAAGAGGCCGAAGAAATAATGTCCCGGGTGGACCGAATTCTTGATAAAATTAATGAAGTCGGGATCGAAAATATATCCAGGGAAGACAGGAAATTTCTGGAAGACGCCAGCCAGATTCTGTCGAAGAAGGATAAATAG
- a CDS encoding sigma-70 family RNA polymerase sigma factor has translation MKAKETEKDIDYALMKKVQGGDMVAFNQIAERYKDRLMNIIMRMLHSHEEAEDIVQETFVRVYQHRDSFDFRHCFSTWIYTIALNLARNELRKRKRFKFFDIFDMQGKEAEIAVEMELPTNMPKAIESALTALPEKYKMAFVLRDIQELPYEEVAKIMNIPLGTVKSRVNRARAMLRDKLRPRMEEYNALSKGTLLPVSLL, from the coding sequence GTGAAAGCAAAAGAGACTGAAAAAGATATTGATTACGCCCTGATGAAAAAGGTTCAGGGCGGCGACATGGTTGCTTTTAACCAGATTGCGGAACGCTATAAAGACCGCCTGATGAATATCATAATGCGGATGCTTCATAGCCATGAGGAGGCCGAGGATATCGTCCAGGAAACATTTGTTCGGGTTTATCAGCACCGTGATTCCTTCGATTTCAGGCACTGTTTTTCAACCTGGATTTATACAATTGCCCTGAATCTGGCCAGAAATGAACTTCGCAAGAGAAAACGGTTTAAATTCTTTGATATTTTCGACATGCAGGGAAAAGAGGCTGAAATAGCAGTGGAGATGGAACTCCCCACCAATATGCCCAAGGCAATAGAATCGGCCCTGACCGCCCTGCCGGAGAAATATAAAATGGCCTTTGTCTTAAGAGATATCCAGGAACTTCCGTACGAGGAGGTAGCCAAGATTATGAATATACCTCTGGGGACGGTTAAATCTCGTGTTAACCGGGCCAGAGCCATGCTTCGAGATAAATTACGACCGAGAATGGAGGAATATAATGCGTTGTCAAAGGGTACGCTCCTACCTGTCAGCCTACTGTAA
- a CDS encoding CoA-binding protein produces the protein MPVYGPEGNGWKNPSAEKIRELLEKARTVAVVGLSSRLGRPSLGVAQYLQTRGYRIIPVNPREETILGEKSYPDLKSIPDKIDIVDVFRRSREAYDIVEQAIEIGVGAVWLQESVVSPEAFKKGDEAGLIMVMDRCMYKEHRHLLPG, from the coding sequence ATGCCTGTTTACGGCCCCGAGGGTAACGGCTGGAAAAATCCATCGGCTGAAAAAATCCGGGAATTACTGGAAAAGGCCCGGACGGTAGCGGTTGTGGGTTTATCATCGCGGCTCGGCCGACCCAGTCTCGGAGTCGCCCAATATCTTCAAACCCGCGGATATCGGATTATCCCGGTCAATCCGCGGGAGGAAACCATTCTGGGTGAAAAATCCTATCCCGATTTAAAGTCGATTCCCGATAAAATCGATATTGTCGATGTTTTCCGACGGTCCCGCGAGGCTTATGACATTGTCGAACAGGCCATTGAGATCGGAGTCGGGGCGGTCTGGTTGCAGGAGTCGGTGGTATCACCGGAGGCCTTTAAAAAAGGAGATGAGGCCGGTTTGATAATGGTAATGGACAGGTGTATGTACAAAGAGCATCGGCATTTGTTACCGGGATAG
- a CDS encoding outer membrane protein transport protein: MKKIVLLIAAFMAVFPELAGAGIFNYPREVIAENLYGYGARQMAMGGVGIMSMDGMALYYNPANLARIPRIELNLGLSYQKFTDEGITSAFGLSSAPVFSAKDDKTNTRLNSAVLTVPYPTYRGSLVFGFGVARVADFDRLTTFDYQEDYEMALEVLESGGLYEWSAGLGIDLSPRISFGGSLSFYHGRHESNSEYEVYSSGTVLRQEQEIIEDKYLGLGARVGLAMQLSRYVGLGITVESPVSFNVENNGSYSVNYADPGYYETVEYDIKRPFTFATGLITRLNNTSLFLDLKYIDWTQLSYGDNSAMEQDNDLFNRFYRETLSFRLGGEYTFPEMGLSLRAGYFNVPLPYENDATYDPGRRDGFTFGLGFLVDQVLMIDVAYVSAGYTSDIILTPQGDIGDYFDNDIAFSEDASLRRIYITGAYRF; this comes from the coding sequence ATGAAAAAAATCGTTTTATTAATTGCGGCATTTATGGCTGTTTTCCCGGAACTGGCCGGGGCAGGAATATTTAATTATCCAAGGGAAGTCATCGCGGAAAACTTGTACGGCTACGGCGCCCGCCAGATGGCTATGGGCGGGGTCGGAATCATGTCGATGGATGGGATGGCATTGTACTATAATCCGGCTAACCTGGCCCGTATTCCCAGAATCGAACTCAATCTGGGCCTGTCATATCAGAAATTTACCGATGAGGGTATAACCAGTGCCTTTGGGTTATCATCGGCACCCGTATTTTCCGCCAAAGATGATAAAACCAATACCCGTTTGAATTCCGCCGTCCTGACCGTACCCTACCCGACTTATCGCGGCTCTCTGGTTTTCGGTTTCGGGGTGGCCCGTGTTGCCGATTTCGACCGGCTGACCACCTTTGACTACCAGGAAGATTACGAAATGGCTCTTGAGGTTTTGGAATCGGGCGGCCTTTATGAATGGTCGGCGGGATTGGGAATTGATCTCTCACCGCGGATTTCTTTCGGCGGTTCCTTATCCTTCTATCATGGCCGCCATGAATCGAATTCGGAATACGAGGTGTATTCCTCGGGCACCGTTTTAAGGCAGGAGCAGGAAATAATCGAGGATAAATATCTCGGACTGGGCGCCAGGGTCGGTCTGGCCATGCAGTTATCGCGATATGTGGGCCTGGGAATAACGGTGGAATCACCGGTCAGTTTCAATGTTGAAAACAACGGTTCATACAGTGTCAATTACGCTGACCCCGGTTATTACGAAACAGTCGAATACGATATCAAACGACCGTTCACGTTTGCCACCGGGCTGATCACCCGACTAAATAATACCAGCCTGTTTCTCGATCTCAAATATATCGACTGGACCCAATTATCGTACGGCGACAATTCAGCCATGGAGCAGGATAACGACCTTTTCAACCGCTTCTACCGGGAGACCCTGAGCTTCCGGCTGGGTGGTGAATATACTTTCCCTGAAATGGGCCTGTCACTTCGAGCGGGTTATTTTAATGTTCCCCTGCCATACGAGAATGATGCAACCTATGATCCCGGGCGGCGCGACGGATTCACCTTTGGACTCGGTTTCCTGGTCGATCAGGTACTCATGATCGATGTAGCGTATGTTTCGGCCGGTTATACGAGTGATATTATTTTGACGCCGCAGGGAGATATTGGTGATTATTTCGACAATGATATCGCTTTTTCCGAGGATGCCTCGTTAAGGCGAATCTATATCACCGGAGCTTACCGATTCTGA
- the trxA gene encoding thioredoxin gives MSKPVEISDGTFESEVLKSSVPVIVDFWAPWCGPCKMIAPILEELASEHDGKLKIAKMDVDKNTQIASQFRIMSIPSLLFFKNGKLVDQVVGALPKAQLTGYVEKVLG, from the coding sequence ATGAGTAAACCGGTAGAGATCAGCGACGGTACCTTTGAATCGGAAGTATTGAAATCAAGTGTTCCGGTTATTGTCGATTTCTGGGCCCCCTGGTGCGGACCATGCAAAATGATAGCCCCGATACTTGAGGAGCTGGCCTCAGAACATGATGGTAAGCTAAAGATAGCCAAAATGGATGTTGATAAAAACACTCAGATCGCCAGTCAGTTCAGGATTATGTCGATCCCGTCGTTGCTCTTCTTTAAAAACGGAAAACTGGTGGACCAGGTGGTGGGGGCCCTACCCAAGGCACAGCTGACCGGTTATGTGGAGAAAGTGCTGGGTTGA
- a CDS encoding aminotransferase class IV family protein: MMKINCSINGQSIPKKRARISIFDNSLFYADGLFETFAAIGDNVIFIEDHLDRLERGARLIRLALPCSRDRIRRWIMAANKKNTAPIKKIRVTLTAGDSAFWAGKKSKPRILIIVTEYSFPIQPFRLTVSPYQVDQDSPFRNVKTLSFIIEMTSRKKAYSSRFDDGILLNRSGNVAETTSANIFWVKNGILFTTPLEAGCLDGMTRKHIIEMAEHRNIPCRIRNIKLNDLLKADEVFVTSSLKLIIPVISIKAEKTYKFRVGPLTLELKKMFLDYIEARNR; the protein is encoded by the coding sequence GTGATGAAAATTAACTGCTCTATAAACGGTCAATCGATCCCAAAAAAAAGAGCCCGTATATCCATTTTTGACAATTCCCTGTTTTACGCCGATGGGCTTTTCGAGACTTTTGCGGCCATCGGCGATAATGTCATCTTTATCGAAGATCATCTTGACCGGCTGGAAAGAGGCGCCAGGCTGATTCGCCTGGCTCTCCCCTGCTCCCGGGATAGGATTCGCCGCTGGATAATGGCCGCCAATAAGAAAAACACTGCCCCGATCAAGAAAATCCGGGTGACATTGACAGCCGGTGATTCGGCTTTCTGGGCCGGGAAAAAGTCCAAACCGCGAATACTGATTATTGTCACCGAATACAGTTTTCCGATTCAGCCATTTCGCCTTACCGTCTCGCCCTATCAGGTTGATCAGGATTCGCCCTTCCGCAATGTTAAAACCCTTTCCTTTATCATCGAAATGACCTCGCGCAAGAAGGCCTATAGCTCTCGATTCGATGACGGTATCCTTCTCAACCGATCGGGAAACGTGGCCGAGACAACTTCGGCCAATATCTTTTGGGTTAAAAACGGAATACTGTTCACCACTCCGCTGGAAGCCGGGTGCCTGGACGGAATGACACGCAAACACATTATTGAAATGGCCGAACACCGGAATATCCCCTGCCGCATTCGTAATATAAAACTAAATGATCTCCTTAAAGCCGATGAGGTCTTCGTAACATCATCTCTTAAATTAATTATTCCCGTTATTTCGATTAAAGCCGAAAAGACATATAAATTCAGAGTCGGACCCCTCACTCTTGAGTTGAAAAAAATGTTCCTCGATTATATTGAAGCCCGCAACCGGTAA
- a CDS encoding thioredoxin family protein, with protein sequence MAPVISRSAVEPGNTCDAALKVTVSPGWHINSDRPLQDYLIPANLEIDTLSELIPQDIQFPAASDIDLLGEKMAVFDGDVIIRFSVSTSPEATSGDYILPLRFTYQACNDRECRAPQTEAVDLMVTVGSGGRILSPDIFGQVENNITGGEEYLTANEVQKNPETESTLESLIRNFGFWGYFLALGLAYLTGVLLSFSPCTYPMIPITVSVFAGQNRSLGRGFILSLFYVGSMAIMYGLMGLIVSLVGGVFGAWLASPPVVIGIVAVFVIFALSMFGLFELQVPSSLRQRLGARQTGGGVGGSIVLGIIAALVVSPCVGPFVAGILLYIATYGSPVFGFLVLFIFAIGLGTLYLIIGTFSSAISALPGAGMWMESVKKFFGFVLLVMALYFLRTIISGEIYTILMGLLLIVYSVFGGGFDRLGSEDKFLPRLKKLLGLLAFIFGLYLLLGVMINHGFMSSKLSDRIPSSGIAHTNSEKSIDWRTDLESGLVRAREEGRPVLIDTWATWCANCRVLDKKTFAHPAVVTEMERFYPLRIQLETAGSDISREFMDRFGLKHYSLPTVLLLDSGGNIKRTLQGVVEPEDMVAEMRKIR encoded by the coding sequence ATGGCGCCGGTTATTTCGCGATCCGCCGTCGAACCCGGGAATACCTGTGACGCCGCCCTGAAAGTGACCGTTTCTCCCGGCTGGCATATTAATTCCGACCGACCGCTCCAGGATTACCTTATTCCGGCGAATCTGGAGATTGATACTCTTTCGGAATTAATACCGCAAGACATTCAATTTCCGGCCGCTTCCGATATAGATTTACTCGGCGAGAAAATGGCGGTTTTCGACGGCGATGTCATTATCCGTTTCTCAGTTTCGACATCTCCCGAGGCAACATCGGGTGACTATATACTGCCGCTTCGATTCACCTATCAGGCCTGTAATGATCGTGAATGCCGCGCTCCCCAAACCGAGGCGGTCGATCTTATGGTAACGGTTGGTTCCGGAGGACGAATTTTGAGTCCCGATATCTTCGGACAGGTCGAGAATAATATTACCGGCGGTGAGGAATACCTGACCGCTAATGAGGTTCAAAAGAATCCCGAAACCGAATCAACACTGGAAAGCCTGATCCGCAACTTTGGATTCTGGGGTTATTTCCTTGCTCTCGGATTGGCTTATCTGACCGGGGTATTGCTTTCTTTTTCGCCCTGTACTTACCCGATGATACCGATTACGGTTTCGGTTTTTGCCGGACAGAATCGCAGTCTGGGACGCGGTTTCATTCTGTCGCTGTTTTATGTGGGCTCAATGGCGATAATGTACGGTTTGATGGGACTGATCGTCTCTCTGGTCGGAGGTGTTTTCGGCGCCTGGCTGGCCAGCCCTCCGGTGGTAATCGGAATTGTCGCGGTCTTTGTGATTTTCGCGCTGTCAATGTTCGGGCTTTTCGAACTTCAGGTTCCCTCTTCCCTGCGGCAGAGACTGGGCGCCAGACAGACTGGAGGCGGGGTCGGCGGGTCGATCGTTCTCGGCATTATCGCCGCCCTGGTGGTTTCACCCTGTGTCGGTCCTTTCGTGGCCGGTATCCTGCTCTATATCGCCACCTATGGTTCACCGGTATTCGGCTTTCTGGTGCTGTTTATTTTTGCCATCGGATTGGGAACACTTTATTTAATCATCGGGACATTCTCTTCGGCCATCAGTGCCCTGCCGGGAGCCGGGATGTGGATGGAATCGGTCAAGAAGTTTTTCGGATTTGTCCTGCTGGTGATGGCTCTTTATTTCTTAAGGACCATCATTTCTGGCGAAATTTATACCATTCTGATGGGCCTGCTTTTAATTGTCTATTCCGTTTTCGGCGGCGGTTTCGACCGGCTCGGCAGTGAAGATAAATTCCTTCCGCGACTCAAAAAACTTCTTGGGTTGCTGGCTTTTATTTTCGGGTTGTACCTGTTGCTGGGGGTCATGATAAATCACGGCTTCATGTCATCAAAGTTATCTGACCGGATTCCATCGTCCGGGATAGCCCATACCAATAGCGAGAAATCGATTGATTGGAGAACCGACCTGGAATCGGGACTGGTCCGGGCCCGTGAGGAAGGCCGTCCGGTTCTGATCGATACCTGGGCCACCTGGTGCGCCAATTGCCGTGTTCTCGATAAGAAAACCTTCGCACATCCCGCTGTTGTGACCGAAATGGAACGGTTTTATCCACTAAGGATTCAACTGGAAACAGCCGGTTCGGATATTTCAAGGGAATTTATGGACCGATTCGGATTGAAACATTACTCCCTTCCGACCGTTCTGCTTCTTGATTCCGGCGGTAACATAAAACGTACTCTGCAGGGCGTAGTCGAACCGGAAGATATGGTAGCTGAAATGAGGAAAATCAGGTAA